The proteins below are encoded in one region of Shewanella algae:
- a CDS encoding hemolysin family protein, with protein sequence MSLFDNLVIIFCLIGTSCFFSMSEIALAASRKIRLRQMAEEGDLRAEKVLALQTTPGSFFTVVQIGLNAVAIMGGIVGESAFTPYFAAALAHVIPQAWVGQLSFVLSFVLVTSLFILIADLMPKRVAMALPEKVAVNLVNPMLICITLLRPFVWIFNGMANGIFKLLQIPTARNDEITPDDIYAIMDAGAEAGVLDKGEQQMIENVFEMQSVSVTSAMTARESLVYFLLQDDEDTIKKKIAEDPHNKFLVCDGQLDNIKGVVDAKELLIRVINGRKIDLKDTSLVRSSLIIPDTLSLSEAMEYFRHHRADFAVVMNEYALVVGIVTTDDLQSAVMGAWSLHESEEQIVPRDANSWLVDGVTPITDVMRAFGIEEFPQNQNYETIAGFMMYTLRKIPKRTDSVNYAGYKFEVVDIDAYKVDQLLVTRLLPQEDQLPKDEESLDI encoded by the coding sequence ATGAGTTTATTCGATAATTTGGTGATTATCTTTTGCCTGATCGGAACCAGCTGCTTTTTTTCCATGTCTGAAATTGCTCTGGCCGCATCCCGTAAAATCCGTTTACGGCAGATGGCCGAGGAGGGAGACTTGCGCGCCGAAAAAGTATTGGCGTTGCAAACCACTCCGGGCAGTTTTTTCACCGTAGTGCAGATTGGTCTCAATGCCGTCGCCATCATGGGCGGTATTGTCGGTGAGTCTGCTTTTACCCCTTACTTCGCAGCAGCTTTGGCCCATGTGATCCCTCAGGCTTGGGTCGGACAGCTAAGCTTTGTGTTGTCCTTCGTGCTGGTGACCAGCCTGTTTATTCTGATTGCCGACCTGATGCCCAAACGGGTCGCCATGGCCTTACCGGAGAAAGTGGCGGTTAACTTGGTGAACCCCATGCTGATATGCATCACCCTACTGCGCCCCTTTGTGTGGATCTTCAACGGCATGGCCAACGGTATCTTCAAGCTATTGCAGATCCCCACTGCCCGCAATGATGAGATCACCCCGGACGATATCTACGCCATCATGGATGCCGGCGCCGAGGCCGGTGTGTTGGATAAGGGCGAGCAGCAGATGATAGAGAATGTGTTCGAGATGCAATCTGTCAGTGTTACCTCGGCGATGACCGCCCGTGAGAGCCTGGTGTATTTTCTGCTGCAGGACGACGAAGACACTATCAAGAAAAAAATCGCCGAAGATCCGCACAACAAGTTTTTGGTCTGTGATGGTCAGCTGGACAATATTAAAGGGGTGGTAGACGCCAAGGAGCTGCTGATCCGGGTGATCAACGGTCGCAAGATAGATTTGAAAGATACCTCGTTAGTGCGCAGCAGCCTGATCATTCCCGACACCCTGAGCCTGTCGGAAGCCATGGAGTACTTCCGTCATCACAGGGCCGACTTTGCCGTGGTGATGAATGAATACGCCCTGGTGGTGGGGATAGTGACTACTGACGATCTGCAAAGCGCGGTAATGGGCGCCTGGTCGCTGCATGAAAGTGAAGAGCAGATAGTGCCCCGCGACGCCAACTCCTGGCTGGTGGACGGGGTGACGCCGATAACCGACGTGATGCGTGCCTTTGGTATTGAGGAGTTCCCGCAAAACCAAAACTATGAAACCATCGCCGGTTTTATGATGTATACGTTACGCAAGATCCCCAAGCGCACAGATTCGGTTAACTACGCAGGTTATAAGTTTGAGGTGGTGGACATAGATGCCTACAAGGTAGACCAACTGCTGGTCACCCGGCTCTTGCCTCAGGAAGATCAACTGCCCAAGGATGAAGAGTCACTCGATATTTAA
- the ilvG gene encoding acetolactate synthase 2 catalytic subunit, with protein sequence MEQGQKISGSEAVIKVLAAHGVNTVFGYPGGAIMPIYDALYDSQVEHLLSRHEQGAAFAAVGYARSSGKTGVCLATSGPGATNLITALADALLDSVPLVAITGQVSTSVIGTDAFQEMDVLGMSLSCTKHSFMVTRADELVATLYRAFEIAASGRPGPVLVDIPKDIQLAQVEYKAPLQAVPDEPELDRAALAEANALLAAARQPMLYVGGGVGMAGAVEPLRAFIQRSGIPSVATLKGLGAIAHGTQGYLGMLGMHGNKAANLAVQQCDLLLVVGARFDDRVTGRLESFASKAKVIHLDIDAAELGKLRQPDVAMDGDLRSILTQLAPQALQIAPWQAEVEHLRAQHQWDYAHPGSLIYAPAMLRRLANKLPSDSVVSCDVGQHQMWVAQHMHFRRPEDHLSSAGLGTMGFGLPAAIGAQMARPDATVVTVSGDGSFMMNVQELTTIKRRKLPVKILLIDNQKLGMVKQWQQLFFEERYSETDLSDNPDFVTLASSFDIPGRTIYSADEVEQALDEMLSAKGPFLLHVAIDDAFNVWPLVPPGASNCEMMEQTEKRS encoded by the coding sequence ATGGAACAAGGGCAGAAGATCAGCGGCAGTGAAGCGGTTATCAAGGTATTGGCCGCCCATGGGGTGAACACGGTTTTTGGTTATCCCGGCGGCGCCATCATGCCTATCTACGATGCTCTCTACGACAGCCAGGTCGAACATCTGCTCTCCCGTCATGAACAGGGCGCCGCCTTCGCCGCCGTCGGTTATGCCCGCTCAAGCGGCAAGACGGGCGTCTGCCTGGCCACCTCGGGTCCGGGGGCTACCAATCTGATCACCGCCTTGGCCGATGCGCTGTTGGACTCAGTGCCGCTGGTGGCCATCACAGGCCAGGTTTCCACCTCCGTGATAGGCACAGATGCCTTTCAGGAGATGGACGTGCTGGGCATGAGCCTGTCATGTACCAAACACAGTTTTATGGTGACCCGCGCCGATGAACTGGTTGCTACCCTGTACCGCGCCTTCGAAATCGCCGCCTCCGGCCGTCCCGGTCCTGTGCTGGTGGATATCCCCAAAGACATCCAGCTTGCCCAAGTGGAATACAAGGCGCCGTTGCAGGCGGTGCCCGATGAGCCGGAGCTGGACCGGGCGGCTTTGGCGGAAGCCAACGCCTTGCTGGCGGCCGCGCGCCAACCCATGTTGTACGTCGGTGGTGGCGTCGGTATGGCGGGCGCAGTGGAGCCGCTGCGGGCTTTTATTCAGCGTAGCGGTATTCCTTCGGTGGCAACGCTTAAGGGGCTGGGCGCCATAGCCCACGGCACTCAAGGTTACCTGGGGATGCTGGGGATGCACGGCAACAAGGCCGCCAATCTGGCGGTGCAGCAGTGCGATCTGCTGCTGGTGGTCGGTGCCCGTTTCGATGACAGGGTCACGGGTAGGCTGGAGAGCTTTGCCAGCAAGGCCAAGGTGATCCACCTGGATATCGACGCCGCCGAACTTGGCAAACTGCGCCAGCCGGATGTGGCCATGGATGGGGACTTAAGAAGCATATTGACGCAACTGGCGCCGCAAGCGCTGCAGATAGCGCCCTGGCAGGCGGAAGTCGAGCACCTGCGGGCGCAGCACCAGTGGGATTACGCCCATCCTGGTTCACTCATCTATGCGCCGGCCATGTTGCGTCGTCTGGCCAACAAGCTGCCGAGCGACTCTGTGGTGAGCTGTGATGTCGGCCAGCACCAGATGTGGGTTGCCCAGCATATGCATTTTCGCCGCCCGGAAGATCATCTTTCCAGTGCCGGGCTTGGCACCATGGGCTTTGGCTTGCCGGCGGCCATAGGCGCGCAGATGGCCCGGCCGGATGCCACTGTGGTCACGGTTTCCGGCGACGGCTCTTTCATGATGAATGTGCAGGAGCTGACCACCATCAAGCGTCGTAAACTGCCGGTGAAGATACTTTTGATAGATAACCAGAAGTTGGGCATGGTGAAGCAGTGGCAACAGCTGTTTTTTGAAGAGAGATACAGCGAAACCGACCTGTCCGATAACCCCGACTTTGTTACCCTGGCGTCCTCCTTCGATATCCCCGGACGCACCATCTACTCGGCCGATGAGGTTGAGCAGGCACTGGATGAGATGCTCAGTGCCAAAGGCCCCTTCCTGCTGCACGTCGCCATAGACGATGCCTTTAATGTCTGGCCGCTGGTTCCCCCCGGCGCCTCCAACTGTGAAATGATGGAACAAACGGAGAAGCGATCATGA
- a CDS encoding sensor domain-containing diguanylate cyclase, protein MKQSSVISHKMTLVIIGVSSFFALVTMAAQLFWNYQDGVEGSNRRLHEYVEANLPGMAQAIWDVDHKLLRDILIGIGMQPYVSGASLSSADGIALQVGNNQAQDNETFLFPIIYRQQQIGELKVQRSRNQLYYELWRQMILIVVGNGLKTLLMIYVILTLVRSLVTGRLAALAAYVNRIDLGQPRKVPLPDAVGAANQDEIGSVARAIEQMYRRIRTDFARKRWQQRHLARGQRQLSELVELSHKELAWQARANELLADLSLQFLKLQPGEVNQALADVGRQIAELFAVERVALLEIKEQQLCYRSVWSRRGDPQASRYIDISELNRFSEQLNSRQMMVVEDVETLRPEADAEYRLLKQLQLRSLALFAITDGHDLLGVLSLSNGQSPQPWPQSRRAMLTQFAAALNELLVRERRDLQMLGLQRELLGLNHKLKQLSETDELTGLANRRPFTESLARLLASEEAGALIMLDVDHFKAFNDSFGHPAGDGVLQRLAQTMQKALPESALLARVGGEEFALVLPGVDRRQAKDLAETLLNRVRALQISHAASPAGIVTISLGLALLPRDEQDLSEVIRVADKALYQAKHLGRNTWFLAE, encoded by the coding sequence TTGAAACAAAGCTCCGTCATCAGTCACAAGATGACCCTGGTTATCATAGGTGTCAGTTCATTTTTTGCCTTGGTGACCATGGCGGCCCAGCTGTTCTGGAACTATCAGGATGGCGTTGAAGGCAGCAATCGCAGGTTACATGAATATGTCGAGGCAAATCTGCCCGGCATGGCGCAGGCCATTTGGGATGTGGACCATAAGCTGCTGCGGGACATACTGATTGGCATAGGCATGCAGCCCTATGTTTCCGGCGCGTCTTTGTCCAGTGCCGACGGGATTGCCCTGCAGGTGGGAAATAATCAGGCCCAGGATAATGAGACCTTTCTATTTCCAATCATCTACCGTCAGCAACAGATAGGTGAGCTCAAGGTTCAGCGCAGCCGCAACCAACTCTATTATGAGTTGTGGCGACAGATGATTCTGATCGTCGTGGGTAATGGCTTGAAAACCCTGCTGATGATCTATGTGATCCTGACGCTGGTACGTAGCCTGGTTACCGGAAGATTGGCGGCACTGGCCGCATACGTCAACCGCATAGATTTGGGGCAACCGCGAAAAGTGCCCTTGCCCGATGCGGTTGGTGCGGCGAATCAGGATGAAATTGGCAGTGTCGCCCGCGCCATAGAGCAGATGTATCGACGTATTAGAACCGATTTTGCCCGCAAACGTTGGCAACAGAGACATCTGGCCCGGGGGCAAAGGCAGTTGTCTGAGTTGGTAGAGCTAAGCCATAAGGAGCTGGCTTGGCAGGCCAGAGCCAATGAGTTGTTGGCGGATCTGTCATTACAATTTTTGAAGTTGCAGCCGGGAGAAGTCAATCAGGCCCTGGCCGATGTTGGTCGTCAGATTGCCGAATTGTTTGCTGTCGAACGGGTTGCCTTGTTGGAGATAAAGGAGCAGCAACTCTGCTACCGCAGTGTCTGGAGCCGCCGGGGTGACCCTCAGGCTTCACGCTACATAGATATCAGTGAGTTGAATCGTTTTTCAGAGCAGCTCAACTCCCGCCAGATGATGGTGGTGGAAGATGTGGAAACCCTGAGGCCAGAGGCGGATGCGGAATATCGTCTGCTCAAGCAGTTGCAGTTACGTTCCCTGGCACTGTTTGCCATTACCGATGGTCACGATCTGTTGGGGGTATTGTCGCTGAGTAATGGTCAATCACCTCAGCCGTGGCCGCAGTCCCGCCGTGCCATGCTGACCCAGTTTGCCGCTGCGCTCAATGAACTCTTGGTCAGGGAGCGCAGGGATTTGCAGATGCTGGGGCTGCAGCGGGAGCTGTTGGGGCTGAATCACAAGCTCAAGCAGCTGTCGGAAACCGATGAACTTACCGGGTTGGCCAATCGCCGCCCCTTTACCGAATCCCTGGCGCGGCTGCTGGCCTCGGAAGAAGCCGGTGCACTGATCATGCTGGATGTGGATCACTTCAAGGCCTTCAACGACAGTTTCGGTCATCCGGCCGGTGACGGTGTGCTGCAGCGCCTGGCGCAGACCATGCAAAAAGCGCTTCCTGAATCAGCCTTGTTGGCCAGGGTCGGCGGCGAGGAATTTGCTTTGGTCTTGCCGGGAGTCGACCGCCGGCAAGCCAAGGATTTGGCTGAAACCCTGTTGAATCGAGTCAGGGCGTTGCAGATCTCTCACGCAGCATCGCCAGCAGGCATAGTCACCATAAGTCTTGGGCTGGCACTTCTGCCCCGGGATGAACAGGATTTGAGTGAGGTTATTCGAGTGGCAGACAAGGCGCTTTATCAGGCCAAGCATTTGGGACGCAACACTTGGTTTCTGGCGGAATAA
- a CDS encoding ABC transporter substrate-binding protein, translating into MVFLNYPTKVLAQAHPLRVSFINPGSAQESFWGDIDKLMLVAAAELNIELEILHANRDHFRMIALAQELAAREQLPRYVILVNEKNVAAKMLAAFEGLPFKTLLLLNDIEPKARHSLLQEPYWQQHLLPPLVPDNERIGFLTAQALLMQMGNKRQGKVLLISGDKGTPASIERTQGALNGFRQAGIEPLQLVYGHWQEQRARVQTQVLLNRYPGLEGIWTANDHMAFGAIAALEDKGLRPGEDIFIASINTSSKVLDWRSQGHISVLGGGHLLAGAEALMRIRDDSEARPWNEKVPPMFRLLVPGTEPFNLLEQRNWRALLAWYQQTSEVTH; encoded by the coding sequence ATGGTTTTTCTAAACTACCCGACCAAGGTATTGGCTCAAGCTCATCCGTTACGGGTTAGCTTTATTAATCCAGGCTCTGCTCAGGAGAGTTTCTGGGGCGATATAGATAAGCTGATGTTGGTGGCGGCGGCCGAGCTCAACATTGAGTTGGAAATACTGCATGCCAACAGGGATCATTTCAGGATGATAGCCCTGGCACAAGAGTTGGCGGCTCGCGAGCAATTGCCCCGGTATGTCATTTTGGTCAATGAAAAAAATGTTGCCGCAAAAATGCTGGCAGCCTTTGAAGGGCTCCCCTTTAAAACGCTACTGCTGCTCAATGATATTGAGCCCAAGGCGCGTCATTCATTGTTGCAGGAGCCTTATTGGCAGCAGCATTTGCTGCCACCATTGGTTCCGGACAATGAACGAATAGGTTTTCTGACCGCCCAGGCGCTGTTAATGCAAATGGGGAATAAGCGGCAGGGCAAGGTATTATTGATCTCAGGTGACAAGGGGACACCGGCGTCTATCGAACGGACTCAAGGAGCTTTAAACGGTTTTCGGCAGGCGGGGATAGAACCGCTGCAACTCGTCTATGGTCACTGGCAAGAGCAGAGAGCTAGGGTGCAGACCCAGGTGTTGCTGAATCGTTACCCCGGGCTGGAAGGGATTTGGACCGCCAACGATCATATGGCCTTTGGTGCCATTGCGGCATTGGAGGACAAGGGGCTCAGGCCTGGAGAGGATATTTTCATCGCCAGTATCAACACTTCCTCCAAGGTACTTGATTGGCGTAGTCAGGGGCACATCAGTGTCTTGGGCGGCGGTCATTTGCTGGCGGGGGCAGAGGCGCTCATGCGCATCCGTGACGACAGCGAGGCCAGGCCATGGAATGAGAAGGTTCCCCCAATGTTCAGGCTTCTGGTGCCGGGCACTGAGCCTTTCAATCTGCTCGAGCAACGAAATTGGCGGGCACTGCTCGCCTGGTACCAACAGACATCGGAAGTAACGCATTGA
- the ilvY gene encoding HTH-type transcriptional activator IlvY: MDIRAIKLYLDLCDTLHFSRTATRMHVSPSTLSRTLQRLEDEVGSKLLERDNRSVTLTHAGEAFRRFASQTLTQWQELRRELDPQQKLLRGTLQLYCSVTAAYSHLPALLDKFRRQQPLVDIKLTTGDAADAVQEIQQQRADIAIAALPQDFPPSLHFAPIGEVPLSIIAPTINCQLQSLLAQNPIPWEQLPFIVPDHGPGRLRAERWFKAMGIKANIYAQVSGHEAIVPMVALGCGVSITPDVVVANSPLGERIKTLASPAEIAPFELGCCCKAKRRQDPLVSAFLEVI, encoded by the coding sequence ATGGATATTCGGGCGATAAAACTCTATCTGGATCTCTGCGACACCCTGCATTTTTCCCGCACCGCCACCCGGATGCATGTCAGCCCTTCAACCTTAAGCCGCACCTTGCAAAGGCTGGAAGATGAAGTGGGCAGCAAGCTGCTGGAGCGGGACAACCGCAGCGTTACCCTGACCCACGCAGGCGAAGCCTTTCGCCGCTTCGCCAGCCAGACATTGACTCAGTGGCAGGAGCTGCGCCGCGAGCTGGATCCGCAGCAAAAGCTGCTGAGGGGCACATTGCAACTCTATTGCTCAGTCACAGCCGCCTACAGCCACCTGCCGGCCCTATTGGATAAGTTTCGCCGCCAGCAGCCCCTGGTCGATATCAAACTCACCACAGGTGATGCCGCAGATGCGGTGCAGGAAATTCAGCAGCAGAGGGCGGATATCGCCATCGCCGCTCTGCCGCAGGACTTTCCGCCGAGCCTGCACTTTGCCCCCATAGGAGAGGTGCCACTATCGATTATCGCGCCCACCATCAACTGTCAATTGCAGTCGCTGCTGGCGCAAAACCCTATTCCCTGGGAGCAACTGCCCTTTATCGTGCCCGACCACGGCCCCGGGCGTTTACGGGCCGAACGCTGGTTCAAGGCGATGGGGATCAAGGCCAATATCTATGCCCAGGTATCGGGCCACGAGGCGATAGTGCCCATGGTGGCTCTGGGCTGCGGTGTCAGCATCACTCCGGATGTCGTGGTAGCCAATAGTCCACTGGGCGAGAGGATAAAAACCCTGGCCTCACCGGCCGAGATAGCCCCCTTTGAACTGGGGTGCTGCTGCAAGGCCAAGCGGCGCCAGGATCCCTTGGTGAGTGCGTTTCTGGAAGTGATTTAG
- the ilvC gene encoding ketol-acid reductoisomerase, whose amino-acid sequence MANYFNTLNLRQQLAQLSQCRFMERSEFENGCDYIKDWNIVILGCGAQGLNQGLNMRDSGLNIAYALRSEAIAEKRASWQRATENGFKVGTFEELIPGADLVLNLTPDKQHTPVVNAVMPLMKQGATLSYSHGFNIVEEGMQVRPDITVIMVAPKCPGTEVREEYKRGFGVPTLIAVHPENDPNGDGLEIAKAYASATGGDRAGVLHSSFIAEVKSDLMGEQTILCGMLQTGAILGYDKMVADGVEPGYAAKLIQQGWETITEALKHGGITNMMDRLSNPAKIKAFEIAEELKVLLTPLFEKHMDDIISGEFSATMMADWANDDANLLRWREDTNNTGFEKAPTCAEQIDEQTYFDKGIFLVAMIKAGVELAFDTMVDAGIIEESAYYESLHETPLIANTIARKRLYEMNVVISDTAEYGCYLFNHAAVPLLRDYVNALSPEVLGAGLKDSGNGVDNLRLIEVNEAIRHTAVEYVGAELRGYMTEMKRINLQD is encoded by the coding sequence ATGGCAAATTACTTCAATACCCTGAATCTGCGGCAACAGTTGGCACAGCTGAGCCAGTGCCGTTTTATGGAGCGCAGCGAGTTTGAAAACGGCTGTGACTATATCAAGGACTGGAATATTGTCATCCTTGGCTGTGGTGCCCAGGGGTTAAATCAGGGGTTGAACATGCGTGACTCAGGGCTGAACATCGCCTATGCCCTGCGTAGCGAAGCCATCGCCGAGAAACGCGCCTCCTGGCAGCGAGCCACCGAAAACGGTTTCAAGGTGGGCACCTTCGAAGAGCTGATCCCCGGGGCCGATCTGGTACTGAACCTGACACCTGACAAGCAGCACACTCCAGTGGTCAATGCGGTAATGCCCTTGATGAAGCAAGGTGCGACCCTGTCCTATTCCCATGGCTTCAACATAGTGGAAGAGGGGATGCAGGTGCGCCCGGACATTACTGTCATCATGGTGGCGCCCAAGTGCCCCGGTACTGAAGTGCGTGAGGAATACAAGCGTGGCTTTGGGGTACCGACACTGATCGCAGTGCATCCTGAGAATGATCCCAATGGCGACGGCCTGGAGATAGCCAAGGCCTATGCCAGTGCTACCGGCGGCGATCGCGCCGGCGTGCTGCACTCCTCGTTTATCGCCGAGGTGAAGTCGGATCTGATGGGCGAGCAGACCATTCTCTGCGGCATGCTGCAGACGGGAGCGATTCTGGGTTATGACAAGATGGTGGCCGATGGCGTTGAGCCGGGTTATGCCGCCAAGCTTATCCAGCAGGGCTGGGAAACCATCACAGAGGCGCTCAAGCATGGCGGTATCACCAATATGATGGATCGCCTGTCCAACCCGGCCAAGATCAAGGCGTTTGAGATTGCCGAAGAGCTTAAGGTGTTGCTGACTCCGCTGTTTGAAAAACATATGGACGACATCATCAGCGGCGAGTTTTCCGCCACTATGATGGCCGACTGGGCCAATGACGACGCCAATTTGCTGCGCTGGCGTGAAGATACCAATAACACCGGCTTTGAAAAGGCGCCGACCTGCGCCGAGCAGATAGATGAGCAGACCTATTTCGACAAGGGGATCTTCCTGGTGGCCATGATCAAGGCCGGGGTGGAACTGGCGTTCGATACCATGGTGGATGCCGGGATCATCGAAGAGTCGGCCTATTACGAGTCGCTGCATGAGACGCCGCTGATTGCCAACACCATAGCCCGTAAACGCCTCTATGAGATGAACGTAGTGATCTCGGATACCGCCGAATATGGTTGTTACTTGTTCAACCATGCCGCCGTGCCGCTGCTGCGTGACTATGTCAACGCCCTCTCCCCCGAGGTCCTGGGCGCCGGTCTCAAGGATTCGGGCAATGGGGTTGATAATCTGCGTCTGATCGAGGTCAACGAAGCGATTCGCCATACGGCCGTCGAATATGTCGGTGCCGAACTTCGCGGTTACATGACTGAAATGAAAAGGATAAACCTGCAAGATTGA
- a CDS encoding substrate-binding periplasmic protein encodes MKFTLYPFAAFLTVMLISPVSMAEEDSNGIKLRICVEESEFPPFNYFSRVDGYKTHDSDGYDIQLLYRLFTPPRWQLQIITLPWPRCMLEVEQGKIDAAMSASANPERRRKFLLSRSYYYLTPGVVFLKRRFPQGLRFNSLTELAQLGTVCGIRGFNYRNFGWDNSQPLSLSKDLPLIPELLIRGRCDFFLARLEIFSGTLKLMDRDPQVIGLATQAIPNTRPEPFYMLVSRQSPHKMALLEEFNTGVTQLEKSGELQLLLQTFTGH; translated from the coding sequence ATGAAGTTCACATTATATCCGTTTGCGGCATTTTTGACAGTGATGCTTATCTCACCGGTTTCAATGGCTGAAGAAGACTCTAACGGCATTAAGTTAAGGATATGTGTCGAAGAGTCTGAATTTCCCCCCTTCAATTACTTTTCCAGAGTCGATGGTTACAAGACCCACGATAGTGACGGCTATGACATTCAGCTGCTTTATCGGCTGTTTACGCCACCACGCTGGCAGCTGCAAATCATCACCCTTCCCTGGCCAAGGTGCATGCTGGAAGTGGAACAGGGCAAGATAGACGCAGCCATGAGCGCCTCGGCCAATCCCGAGCGACGGCGAAAGTTCCTGCTGTCGCGCTCCTATTACTATCTCACCCCAGGGGTGGTCTTTCTCAAGCGTCGTTTCCCGCAGGGCTTGAGGTTCAACTCACTGACCGAGCTGGCACAGCTTGGCACAGTTTGCGGCATTCGTGGTTTCAATTATCGTAACTTCGGTTGGGACAACTCTCAGCCATTGTCCCTGAGCAAAGATCTGCCGTTGATCCCCGAATTATTGATCCGGGGCCGGTGTGACTTCTTTCTGGCACGACTGGAGATTTTCAGCGGCACCTTGAAACTGATGGATCGCGATCCACAGGTCATAGGGCTGGCAACGCAAGCCATTCCCAACACTCGGCCAGAACCCTTCTATATGCTGGTTTCCAGGCAAAGCCCACACAAGATGGCGCTGCTGGAAGAGTTCAATACCGGTGTAACCCAATTGGAAAAAAGCGGCGAACTGCAGCTGTTACTGCAAACATTCACCGGCCACTGA